The genomic window ATTGCCTCATCATCGTTGTCGAGCCGGGCAGGCGGAGCATCGAGACCGCGGGCAGAATAAGGGCTCTCGGGAAAGACCTCGGGCTCACGCGGGTCTGTCTTGTGGGGAACAAGACACGGGGGCCGCGGGATCGCGAGTTCCTTGCCGGCAGCTTGAAGGACTTCCGATTCCTCGGTTTCATACCCTATGATGAAGAACTCGTGGAAGCGGATTTGCAAGGGGTTTTCCCTGAAACGGTGAAGCCTGAAACCAAAGCTGCGTTTGAAGAAATCGCCGTGGGAATAGCGGCCTGACGGCACCCCCCCCCGAATTGGGTGCAGGAAAAGGTTTGGATTGATGATAGACGTACAGAGCCGATTCGATAGCCGCAACATCAGGGTGGACAAGGTGGGTGTCAAGGACATCCGTTATCCGATCACCGTGATGGACAAGACCAACGGGATCCAGCACACGGTGGCGTCCGTCAATATGTACGTGAATCTTCCGCGTGAATTCAAAGGGACTCACATGAGCCGATTCATTGAAATCCTCAACGAATTCCACGGAAACCTTGACATCCGGGAGTTTCCGTCCATACTGCAATCCGTCCAGGAGCACCTGAGCGCCGAATCCGCTCACCTGGAGCTCAGTTTCTCCTACTTCATCAAGAAGCTGTCTCCGGTTACGGGCTGTGCCGGGCTGATGGAATACGGCTGTCGGGTGGCCGGCTCCCTGGACTCCAATCGTGGGCATGATCTGGTCCTGGAAGTCAACGTGCCGATTTCCACGGTCTGCCCCTGTTCGAAGGAAATCAGCAGCTACGGCGCCCACAATCAGAGGGGGATGGTCCGACTGGCGGTGCGGTTCAAGAAATTCGTCTGGATTGAAGACCTGGTGAGGCTGGTGGAGTGCGCGGCGTCATCGGAAGTTTACTCCGTGCTGAAACGGCCCGACGAAAAATTCGTGACGGAAAGCGCTTTCGACAACCCCAAATTCGTCGAGGACGTGGTGCGCGACATCGCCAAGGAGCTCAAGGCAGACCAGAACATCAGCTGGTTCCTGGTGGATGTGGAGAATTTCGAATCGATACACAATCACAGCGCTTACGCGTGCATCGAGCGCAGCAAATGATCCCGCCTGCCGGCCGTGACTCCTCCGAATTCCTTTGAACCTTACTTTGCCTTCACCCGGGACCTTTCGCCGGACCAGCCGATGCATAGATCGGAATCATTCGAAGCAGTCTGTCGGGCCATGTCCGACCGCGATTTCTACCCTCACCGGGTGACCCGCCTGGAGCGCCGCGACACGCACATTTCCACGGTATTTCTCACCGGCGACTGGGCCTACAAGATAAAAAAACCGGTCAACTTCGGTTTTCTCGATTTCACCACGCTCGAAGAGCGTCAGCGACTGTGCCGGCAGGAAGTGTCCCTCAACCAGAGGCTCACCCACGATGTCTATATGGGGGTCGTCGCTGTCCGCCGGGACGAGTCCGGACGGCTGTCCCTGGAGGGGAGCGGCCGGACGGTCGAAGTCGCGGTCAAAATGAAGCAACTCCCCGAAGAAGCGTGCCTGGGGAATCTCCTGGAGCGGAACGTCGCGGGGCGCGCCGAGATGGAAGCCCTGGGGCGGCATCTGGCGATCTTCTACCAATGTTGCGCCGTCGGCCGGGAAATCGATCGATACGGTCATCCGGAAGTCGTCGGGTACAACATGGAGGAAAACTTCGATCAGGTGGAACCGTATGTCGGGAGCCTCGTGAAGGCGGAAGAGTGGGAATTCATCCGCCAGGTGAGCCGCACGTTTCTGGTGAACCGGGAAGCACTCTTTCTCGACCGCATCCGGGACGGCCGCATCCGGGACGGTCACGGTGATCTGAGAGTCGAGCACATCTACTGGCACGGAGGACTTCAGATCATCGACTGCATCGAGTTCAACGATCGCTTCCGTTACGGCGACGCGGCAATCGATCTGGCTTTTCTGCACATGGACATGGAAAGGCTGGGGCATGCGGACCTGAGCCGGGCAGTGATGGCCGCATACGTCCGGCAGGCGGATGATCCCGAACTGTATGCCCTCCTGGACTTCTACGCCGCCTATCGCGCCGTCGTGAAACTCAAGGTGGCCTGCCTGGGGTACGACGCGCTGGAGGAGGAGGCAGCCAGGGCGAACGCGGCGGCGCTCGTCAGGACATACGAGGAACTGGCCTATCGATATGCGATCCGGTTCAGCCGACCCACGCTCTGGGTTTTCTGCGGGCTGCCGGCGACGGGGAAGACCTCGCTTGCGGCGGCAGTTTCCGGGCCGCTCAGGCTGCGGCGCTTCAGCTCGGACTCCGTCCGAAAGCAAACGATTCCCGGAGAACACGTGGTTCCTTACGGGCAGGGCATCTACCGTCCCGAAATGAGGGGGCGGGTTTATTCAAGGCTCCTGGCCCTGGCCCAGGACCAGCTGAAAAGCGGGCATTCGGTCATTTTGGACGCCACCTTCGGGGAGCGCCATTGGCGCGATGAAGCGGCGCGCCTGGCACGGGATCTTGACGCGAACCTGGTTTTCGTCGAATGCGCCGCGAGGATGGAGAGCATTCGCGACAGGCTGGAGAAACGCGGGCGGGAAAAGGGTGAATCGGATGCGCGCCTGCTGCAACTGCCCGAAATCATGGCACACTATCAGCCGCCCGACGAGGTGCCGCCCGCGAACCGTCTGCGGGTGGATACCGACGAACCCGCCGCCGGGACGCTGGTCGAATTGCTCGAACGCGCCTACATTCTGATATGTGGCCAGGTTTCATCGGTGCTGTGAGATTCAGTCTTCCAGA from Syntrophobacter fumaroxidans MPOB includes these protein-coding regions:
- the folE2 gene encoding GTP cyclohydrolase FolE2, with translation MIDVQSRFDSRNIRVDKVGVKDIRYPITVMDKTNGIQHTVASVNMYVNLPREFKGTHMSRFIEILNEFHGNLDIREFPSILQSVQEHLSAESAHLELSFSYFIKKLSPVTGCAGLMEYGCRVAGSLDSNRGHDLVLEVNVPISTVCPCSKEISSYGAHNQRGMVRLAVRFKKFVWIEDLVRLVECAASSEVYSVLKRPDEKFVTESAFDNPKFVEDVVRDIAKELKADQNISWFLVDVENFESIHNHSAYACIERSK
- a CDS encoding AAA family ATPase translates to MHRSESFEAVCRAMSDRDFYPHRVTRLERRDTHISTVFLTGDWAYKIKKPVNFGFLDFTTLEERQRLCRQEVSLNQRLTHDVYMGVVAVRRDESGRLSLEGSGRTVEVAVKMKQLPEEACLGNLLERNVAGRAEMEALGRHLAIFYQCCAVGREIDRYGHPEVVGYNMEENFDQVEPYVGSLVKAEEWEFIRQVSRTFLVNREALFLDRIRDGRIRDGHGDLRVEHIYWHGGLQIIDCIEFNDRFRYGDAAIDLAFLHMDMERLGHADLSRAVMAAYVRQADDPELYALLDFYAAYRAVVKLKVACLGYDALEEEAARANAAALVRTYEELAYRYAIRFSRPTLWVFCGLPATGKTSLAAAVSGPLRLRRFSSDSVRKQTIPGEHVVPYGQGIYRPEMRGRVYSRLLALAQDQLKSGHSVILDATFGERHWRDEAARLARDLDANLVFVECAARMESIRDRLEKRGREKGESDARLLQLPEIMAHYQPPDEVPPANRLRVDTDEPAAGTLVELLERAYILICGQVSSVL